One genomic segment of Sminthopsis crassicaudata isolate SCR6 chromosome 2, ASM4859323v1, whole genome shotgun sequence includes these proteins:
- the DUSP5 gene encoding dual specificity protein phosphatase 5, protein MKVASLDGRQLRKLLRQETARCVVLDCRPYLAFSASSVRGSLNVNLNSVVIRRARGGAVPLRFVVPDEAARARLLQEDGAGAAAVIVLDQGTRHWQKLRKESTAHIVLGTLLASLPAGPRICFLKGGYETFYSQYPECCIDLKPISQDKTETERNLFSHCEKQNMSRKPAYDQGGPVEILPFLYLGSAYHASKCEFLANLHITALLNVSRKSSDSCTSQFDYKWIPVEDNHTADISSHFQEAIDFIDCVRRTGGKILVHCEAGISRSPTICMAYLMKTKRFRLEEAFDYIKQRRSMISPNFGFMGQLLQYESEILSSMPNPQVASCKREAAASFFADELTLSPGFEGSCYTFPTSVLTTVPIHSPVHQLKLSPITASSTC, encoded by the exons ATGAAGGTCGCTTCGCTCGACGGTCGCCAGCTCAGGAAGCTGCTGCGCCAGGAGACTGCCCGCTGTGTGGTGCTGGACTGCCGGCCCTACCTCGCCTTCTCCGCCTCCAGTGTGCGGGGTTCGCTCAATGTGAACCTCAACTCGGTAGTGATCCGGCGGGCACGGGGAGGCGCAGTACCTCTACGCTTCGTGGTGCCCGACGAGGCGGCCCGGGCGCGGCTGCTGCAGGAGGACGGGGCCGGCGCGGCGGCCGTGATCGTCCTGGACCAGGGTACCCGTCACTGGCAGAAACTGCGGAAGGAGAGCACGGCGCACATCGTCCTGGGCACGCTTCTAGCCAGCCTCCCAGCCGGGCCTAGGATCTGCTTTCTCAAAG gaggATATGAAACCTTTTATTCACAATATCCTGAGTGTTGCATAGATTTAAAACCTATTTCACAAGACAAAACTGAAACAGAGAGAAACCTCTTCAGTCACTGTGAGAAACAGAACATGAGCCGAAAACCTGCTTATGATCAG GGTGGCCCAGTTGAAATTCTACCATTCCTCTACCTTGGCAGTGCTTATCATGCATCTAAGTGTGAGTTCCTTGCCAATCTCCACATCACTGCCCTACTCAACGTTTCCAGGAAAAGTTCAGATTCCTGTACCTCTCAGTTCGACTACAAATGGATCCCAGTGGAAGACAATCATACAGCAGACATCAGCTCTCATTTTCAGGAAGCAATAGATTTTATTG aCTGTGTCAGGCGAACTGGTGGCAAAATCTTGGTTCACTGTGAAGCTGGAATCTCGCGCTCCCCCACCATCTGCATGGCTTATCTCATGAAAACCAAGAGATTCCGCCTGGAGGAGgcctttgattacattaaacaaaGGAGGAGCATGATCTCACCCAATTTTGGCTTCATGGGTCAGCTCCTGCAGTATGAATCAGAGATACTATCTTCCATGCCCAATCCCCAGGTTGCCTCCTGCAAGAGGGAGGCAGCTGcatcattctttgctgatgaaTTGACTCTGAGCCCGGGGTTTGAAGGCTCTTGTTACACGTTCCCTACCTCTGTGTTGACAACAGTGCCCATCCATTCGCCGGTCCACCAGCTAAAGCTGAGCCCCATTACTGCATCTTCGACCTGCTGA